Within the Zea mays cultivar B73 chromosome 10, Zm-B73-REFERENCE-NAM-5.0, whole genome shotgun sequence genome, the region CAATCCAACGTCCTCCCCTTCATGTCCTATGTATTTTGCACCCCGCACCCCAAGGATCTCAGATGGATTTAATATGTGCACATGGTGCACCTGATATGCTCTCGGAAAAAGCCCTTCGATTCCATTGCGACAGGGACCAGGATAGTGCGGCATTAAGGAGTCGTTTTTGCTGTGCGTTGCACGCTGTCTTTCTGTACTTCCACTCCGGCAATCCCACCGTCAACAAAGACCATGCTACCTAAACTTTAGTTGTCCTTTTTATCCCCCACAATTCAAAAGCACCGGTCAAGGACATAGATAGTAGTTCATTTGAATCCTCTAATTTCTTTCAGGATGGTAGTTGTGGTAATTTTTATTATATATTTTTGGACTCGTGCTGTCATGGACAGGACTGTAAGCTTTGTTGCTCACTGTGCAATTATCTTATATACAATGGACTTTTGACCCTCACATGTAAAAAAATGATATTGGGTTACAGATTTAGGGCATGTTTGGATCCAAGAGCTAATTGCTAGCTAGCTAAAAAACAGCTCTAGTGCATCCAAATAGAAGAGCTAATAGGTGGCTAGTTTTTTAGCCAAGTGTTTAACTGGCAGTTAGCCTACTAGCTAGATAACCATAGCTAGTTTGAGCTCATTTTTCGACCAGCTAGTAATTTGCCATGTGTATCAAACATGCCCTTATTTTGTTATTACATATGTTATCCGATTTATTGGAATTCAGAGGTGGAACCATGTGGAGAACATGCTCTGTCCTATGTGACAATTAAACCATGCTGCTTGTGCCAGGAAATTGTATGCTTGCACATGCTTTTAGTACTGCCTTTTGTGATGAACTGATGTTGCACCCAGTGGTTTTCTAGAATTTCTATGTGTGCAGAGTTCTAGTAATAGATCCTGGTGTGTTTTGATGTTATTAACTTATTATGGCTAGGACCttgtgatggaataagtcttgagcatctagaggacagcctgcttttgactgtcctctgtagtcctttagcatctagaggacagcttgactgtcctctgtagtctctttagcatctagaggacagcagtcgttttttgactgtcctctgtattcgctttagcatctagaggacaaacagtcgcttttgactgtcctctgtagtctctttagcatctagaggacaatcctgttgtgtagtgtgtgtgagaagatgtggtagtgcagcccctagggctataaatatgtgtccccaacccctctaagggtatggcattgtgtagtgtttgaggaaataaacagaaaattgccccaactcatagtgtcatcctcttgatgagagttagagtccctttacttacaattggtatcagagccaaactatcctgcagcctaaacatctcttgctcatctccttcccgcgcctctccccacactcagtcggcagcaagagctccaactgttcctttctcccctgctcagacgagcagcctttcgtctgagacagcctcttccacacgcagcgacccctcactagcccaccatgtccctacgctcggccacttcgagtgcgcggcgccagcaggaggccgaggtcgccgcggcacaagaacgcgagcgagcagcagcagcggctgcagcgacagcggcgagggcagcacggttgGCGGCGGCGGAACTGACAGCGGtgagagcggaagtagaagcagcggaggcggcggatgctgcacgtgcggcggcaacagagctcgaggttctgcgcggcagtagagctggcagctctgcttctgtcgacgacaacaccgacgaagagcttaggctggcgagggaagcagcgcgagagcaggcggcacagtgggcagccgcgcatccccatgggggcgcgcgtggcggcagcccggataggcgccgacacgctgacggcgctccaggcgggggcgcacgcggcggcagcccagacgggcgtagacgcgccggtggtgctcccggcggcggcgaccgagtcgacggagatcgcggcctctacaggcggcgcggttctccctccccggatcggtaccatggtcgccgcatggcccaagccattgtcagggacatcggtcccggcggtgggtggcctaccctcaccaagaccaactacgtcgagtgggccgcggtgatgagggtacggctccaggttcgccacatgtgggaagcagttcgttacgacgacgtcgactaccacgaggatcggtgggtgctggatgccctcattgctgcagtcctgcccgagatgcagttttcgctttcccagaagcggactgccaaggaggcctgggacgccatcgctgcgactcgcatcggcagcgatcgtgcccgcaagaccacactgcaggcacttcgcaaggagtgggagaacctggccttcaagccaggtgaggatgttgatgactttgctctccgtctcaacactctgttgcagaagatggtgcagttcggcgacgacacctacgatgaggagagagctgttgagaagctcttccgttgcatccccgagaagtacaggcagattgctcgctcgatcgagtctctgctagacctctccacgatgacgatcgaagaggcgattggtcgcctcaaggtggtcgacggcgacgaaccacaagctctctctgggcctatcactatcgacgggaagctacatctcactcgggagcagtgggaggcctgccagggtgacaagaagaagggggagtcctcgacacgaggccgcaaacgcggcaagccgcgcaaggcgcgtggaggcgcccaggccggggcgcgaggacatgctgagggtggtgcacgtggaggtgcccaaggcggcgccgtcggcaacaagaagccggcacgagacgacggctgccacaactgcggcaagcttggccactgggccagggattgtcggcagccacgacgtggccaggccaacgtcgcacaggcggaggcggaggaggaggccctgctcctggcacatgcaagcatcgagccatctccagcggcaccggccgcagcggcactcctccaccttgatgagtcgaaagcacgcgctttcctcggcgacggctccaacaaggacatgatcgaaggatggtgcctcgacaccggcgccactcatcacatgaccggccgacgggagttcttcaccgagcttgactctagcgtccgaggctccgtcaagtttggggacgcctccggcgtagagatcaagggcgccagctcagtcgtcttcaccgccgcgtctggtgggcacaggctgctcaccggagtctactacatccccgcgttgaggaactctatcatcagccTGGGACAactggatgagaacggttcgcgcgtggaggtcgagcacggagtcatgaggatctgggatccctctcgtcgccttcttgccaaggtacacaggagtccaaatcggctatacatcctcaatgtgaaggtggcacaaccttgctgccttgctgctcgtcgagacgacggggcatggcagtggcacgagcgcttcgggcaccttaacttcgaggccctgaagcggctcagtgccaaggagatggtacgaggcctgccgtgccttgaccatgtggagcaattctgcgatgtctgcgtgttgacaaagcagagacggctcccctttccctagcagtcgagcttccgagccaaggagaggctcgagctcgtgcatggggacttgtgtggcccggtgacaccagccacaccaggaggacgacgctacttcttgctgctcgtcgacgatctctcccgctacatgtgggtgatgattcttggcagcaagggagaggctgcgaatgccatcaggcgtgtgcaggtcgctgcggagtgcggccgcaagctgcgcgtgctgcgcaccgactacggcggcgaattcacggcggctgagttcgcgtcgtactgcgcggatgagggcgttcagcgccactactccgcgccgtacagcccgcagcagaacgACGTCGTCGAGtggcgcaaccagacggttgtggggatggctcgggctctcctcaagcagagaggaatgccagctgtcttctggggagaggcggtggtgacagcggtttacatcctcaaccgctcgcccaccaaggctctcaacgggatgacaccgtacgaggcttggcatgggcgcaagccggcggtctctcacctacgggtcttcggctgccttgcgttcaccaaggagcttggccacatcagcaagctcgacgataggagcaccccgggggtgttcattggctacgcggagggctcgaaggcctaccgcatccttgacccaagaacacagcgtgtgcgcacggcgcgcgacgtagtgttcgacgaagggcgaggatgggcgtgggacaaggcggtggacgacgacacgactccgacgtacgacttcaccatcgagtacgtccactttgagggagctgggggagtaggcaactcttctccgagcaggtctaccccagcccccaagtctccaccgactccagcgccacactctccagctcctgctacaacgagctcttcaccaccacgcactccagccacgactccggctacaacgagctcttcgccaccacgtactccagcaccgacggtaccctctccgggaacgtcctcttcgacaccagctcgtgtcgagcacgacccagtggagctcgtgacccctctgtcccgcgacgaggagcgcgtcgacgcgtgctacgacagcgagccgttgcggtatcgaagggtggagggccttctcatcgacccgtcggtgccaggccctgcatctcgcattctggcaggagagttgcatcttgcatgcgacgatggcgagcctcggtctttcgcggaggccgagaaacatgtggtttggcgtgccgcgatgcagtcggagatggacgcggttgagacgaaccgcacctgggagctcgctgatctccctcatggtcatcgcgcgatcaccctaaaatgggtgttcaaactgaagagggatgaagccggcgccatcgtcaagcataaggctcgcttggtggcacgcggtttcttgcagcaggaggggatcgacttcgacgatgccttcgcccctgtagcacggatggaatccgtgcgactcctcgcgctggcagccctggagggctggcatgttcatcacatggatgtcaagtcggcgtttcttaacggcgacttaaaggaggaggtctacgtacaccagccgccaggttttgcgatccctggcaaggagggcaaggtgttgcgcctgcgcaaggctctctacggcttgcgacaggcaccaagggcgtggaatgccaagctggattccacgctcaagaggatgggcttcatgccaagcccgcacgaggcggccatctatcggcggggcaatggagaaaatgccctgctggtgggtgtctacgtcgacgacttggtgatcaccggcgccaaggatgcagaggtggcagcgttcaaggaagagatgaaggccaccttccaaatgagtgacatggggcatctctccttctacctggggattgaggtgcaccagggagactccgggatcacacttcgccagaccgcctatgccaggcgcattgttgagctggctgggctcaccgactgcaacccagctctcactccgatggaggagaggctgaagctgagtcgcgacagcacgacggaggaggtggatgctactcagtaccggcgtcttgtggggagccttcgctacctcgtccacacacggcctgatttggcatactccgtcggctacgttagtcggttcttgcagcgaccgacgacggagcatgagcaggctgtgaagaggatcatccgctatgttgcggggactctcgaccacggtctctactacccgaggtgccctggggaggcacaccttgtcgggtacagcgacagtgaccacgccggcgacatcgacactagcaagagcacaagcgggatcctcttcttcctcggcaagtgcctcattagttggcagtcggtcaagcagcaggtggtggccatgtccagctgcgaggccgagtacatagcggcgtccactgcttcgactcaggcgctctggctggctcgactgctcggcgatctcctcgggagagacactggagcggtggaactcagggtggacagccagtccgctctggcattggctaagaaccccgtgttccatgaacggagcaagcacatccggctgagataccacttcatccgagactgcttggcagaagggagcatcaaggcgtgttacatcaacaccaaggatcagcttgcagacctgctcaccaagccccttgggaagatcaagtttgttgagctttgctccaggtccgggatggcccaactttctcacaagacgacgcccaagacttagggggagaatgatggaataagtcttgagcatctagaggacagcctgcttttgattgtcctctgtagtcctttagcatctagaggacagcttgactgtcctctgtagtctctttagcatctagaggacagcagtcgctttttgactgtcctctgtagtcgctttagcatctagaggacaaacaGTCGCTTTTgattgtcctctgtagtctctttagcatctagaggacaatcctgttgagtagtgtgtgtgagaaggtgtggtagtgcagcccctagggctataaatatgtgtccccaacccctctaagggtatggcattgtgtagtgtttgaggaaataaacagaaaattgccccaactcatagtgtcatcctcttgatgagagttagagtccctctacttacacctTGCACTGTCATGGCCTCATGGGGCACAATAGATGATTCCAGGGAGGGAGGGTACCCGCGTTACTGTTCACAGATAGTGGGCTGCAAgccagggggcggctagggttcgcCCTGCACCCTAGGGAAGCGGGCAATAGTAATTGCTTATGCTTGATTACAAATAGAGGTGTATAGAGTTGTTTTATAGTCCCTCATCTTATCTTATCTAACTAACTCCTATCTAATAGCTTGTTATCTTATCCTATCTAACTAACTCCTATCTAATAGCTTCTAATAGCTATCTCCTTATCTAATGATAACTTGGCCCTTAAACCTCCTGATCCTGATCCCGACGTCTTTTTATAGCTGATGCCGGTCATAACAGTTGTGTTTTCTCTTTACTCCAAAATAGATTCTCTCCTTCCATTAAAAAATATACTCAAACTTTCTTAGCAAGATGTTTTTATCTCTGTGCTATAGCTCATTAGAAATTTTATCTTAAAAATATTATTCTGATTTGAACTCAAGAATAGGGAGAAATTGTGAATTGTGAAATATAATGCAACATACACTGAAACATATTAGAGTCGATTAGGCTAGAGTATGACATGTTTTCCCTTTCAAGAATGGATACAGAATGACTCATATGAATGAAGACAGTGCTTGTTTTGTAGAAGTCTAAATGGTTACCTATGTGGCATCTGATTTTGGGTTCTAGACATATTTCCGTTAATATGGAGCTATATATGAAGATGTGAAATTTAGTTTATTTGTTTTATGTTTCCTGTCTGTTGAGTTCTAGTCGAGTCACCCCCACAGCATAGATGAACATATTTGTTATTGATTTGAGCTACTGATGGCTTATTCACCTAAGCAATCTTTCTTGTGAGTGTAGAGTTTGAGAATACTTAGCTCATTAATTCTTGTCACTTTTTTCGGACAGGATTCAAAGAAACCATTACTTCACCACCATGGTTCTTGATTCATTGTCATCTCCGCACAGGAGGTCCCAAAACATATTCTTCGTGTCATCATCAAAAAAGCCTCAGTCATCTCGTGATGACAGTTGGTCTGCACTGGTTGAGCGGCACCGGTTCCTCCTGACAACACTTCTTGTGCTTGCCTTCCTATGCAGTATCTATCTGTACTTTGCAGTGACCTTGGGGGCATCAGATGCGTGCAGTGGTTTGACAGGAGGGGCACAGAAGATCGAGTGCCAGGCAAGATCAGTGCTGCAACATGGAAAGTTGAAATTCCGCTGACTTCGGAGTCTCATTGATGAAGACCAAATTATTGAGTTTATTTGCACTCTGGTCACAGGTCTTATTCTTCATACCATGAATCTGTATATTATTGGTGGTGGCTGGTTTGTATTCATGCTGATGTTATTGGGCCACAACATTTATTGTACTGGTAGAGATAAATCTAATAGTGATAGCGTTGAGTTTGTGGAAAGTGGAAACTGGTATAAGGGTAGGTCTATATTGTTCTTTTAACAATCATGGTGCCTATAATTCGTCCAGGAGACCTTGGTATTGTCTCCCGTGTGACATGTGACACAGTCAGATTGATACTGTGCTACCTGAGCACCCTTTGATCTTTAAGTACTGATTAATTTCGTTAGTGTTCATCTTAATTTATTAACAATCAGCTGTTCACTGAGAAGTTTGTCAATTTTAGTGAGTCATTGATGTAAATACGACAACCTGGAACATGATTGTTTGTAGTTGTGTTATCGTTTCCAGCTTGTTTTTGTTTTGTGTTTTGGCCGGTAGATCAGAGTGGTTGGAACATATTAGTAGACATCTGGTTTCATCATGTAACATAATTCAATGAAGTAGTAAATGAGTTATATCCTTTCAGAGAATCAGCGGTGAACAGGACTAATGCTGAAGGTTGTTTGTGTGCCCTTACTACCGCCGTTCGTTTATATATGTTGCTGGTCAATTGAATTTTAAACTAAGCAGCCTCATATAAAAAAATCGAAGGGAGTATTTGATAGACACAGCTGAATAATTGGAGGGAATTTATGGGAGGAATCCCCTCCAAATCTCTGATACAAAATCAGTCCTGAATGGTTTAAAGAAAAACAGTGCTTCGACCCTTAACCAAAGTCCAAATGCCAGCCCAGCTAATATGGAGTAATAGCAGCTTAAAGTTTCATGCTCTTCGTAGTTTCTACTGAACTTCATAGCAGAATTTATTTGAGCCATTTGAATATACTGAGCCCTTACGTAATAGTAACTGTGTTCTTATTTAAATACAAACACTACTCTTACATGTTATTTTTTTAATCTAGTTTTAAGATAGTTCTTATTTAACACTATACATATATATTTGTAACCTTTGAAAAGTTGATTAGTTAAAACATCGATAAAAGATTTTATTATGGTAGCTTGTCTCCACATAAAAAATTAAATATCAGTCGAGTTTCAGCATATTAAATTGTTTATATGTGACAATCTTCATAAGGCTTTAACCTTCGATATGAAGTTTATGTTGCAAAATTTATAtttacttagggggtgtttggcacTATTCTGGTTTCCACCGTTAGCGTGAAGCTATGGCGTATAATATAAATTTAAcaatttaaaaatatttttagtcTAAATAAAAACAAAATGACTTATCTAAACGTTTTCTAAAAGTTTGCAGCTTCAGCTTCACAGTTTTCTGAAGCTCCCAACGACTTGCATCATCAACTTTATCAAATTTTGTGAAACCGAAGTAGTCTTAAAAAGGGCCTTAGTACATAAGTTGTGATTTATCTGAAGGATGGTTTTGCCTCTAGAAATCACTAGGCTTTATCTATAGGTAGGCACCACCCTCTATAAGCTAGTTTCATTTGTAGATAGCCACTGCCACCGGACCCGAGAATGGCTGGCTCTGTCGCCAATAATGCATTAATTAATTAGATATAAAGTGAGCTAGTTGGATGTATTGATGTATGTTTGATTGTTTGTACGCAACGCCTCATAGGGAGAGTCGATTCAAATTAGAAATATCGCAACAAGATATTTAATAAAATCCTCCTTTCAACTCgtgtgtaacatacaagttttaaATTTAAATAAAAAGATCTTCTAAGATTTATTTAAATTGGAGAAACTTTATATGGATTATACATTTAAAATAATATTTTcttaaaataaatattttatttgtaCACTACATGTTTGAGCATTATTTTTGCCTGTGTGAATTGAAATTTGCATCTAAAATTTGAATTTAGATTTAAAATTTTTATTGAATTAATGTCCCTAGGCTCTATCATCATGATTACTGAGATATCTAATATGAGTAGGACTCCAAAAGTATAAATATGGAAAAAATGTTGTTGGAATAAGAGACACAAGTTAGAGTCCTAAATAGATAAGACAATATCTCAACATAAAGGTAGAGTCATAAGCAGATAAGATAGGATTCTAACAGATAAGAGAGTTGGATTCTCATAGGACTAGGTTACCAGATTAGATATATCATGTAATCGCCCACCTCCTTGGACTATATAAGGAGAGTTGGGGAGCTACCGAAAGCGCAGACCAGAACATAACAGATCAATAGCCACTAAAATATTGGGCGTAGGGTATTATCTCACGGTGAGAACACGAGCTCACCTAAATCTGACCCACCCCATCAATTCACCATGAGGAAAATCCTCGATAGAGGGACTTGAAGCCCAACCTTGGAAGTCTCTGAGCAGCTGGAGTTTACCAAATAAGCAAAGTTATGTCCTTGATCACGTTGTTTGACCTAATACTATTTACTGTTATGTTCTCACATATGCATGCATAGTTATGTTAAATTGATAGGACCTAATAGATTACCTAGATTTGTTTTCCCTAGACCTTATTTATACCTGGTTACTTGTTGTTGGGTAGATTTGATATTGCTCTACTTGGTTATAGGATATTGATACTTATGAATCATGATCATGTTTTATTATGATTTATTATTGTTGATTTATTTATTATGCATGATAAGACCACtttatttaattggaacatgcagaaccacccgggaaaatagtgcaacaacAAGGAGTATTATGGCTCTAgtcttggctaattaattagggaaGCTAGTGTGTGAAAATCCTATCCGGTTAGGGGCAAGCGAGAAAGTGTCGCTCAAGTATAGTGATGAAGCTGATTATGCCGTGATGGCTTTTCAGACTGCCGAATGATATATGCCACCTTATCTTGAATCCATAGCGGGTTTTCTCATACTattggaactttgtaaagacctcaTAGCATTCCTATGCAATCACACCTTGGAAGTCTGGTTATGTGCCTGACCAACACAACATAACTAGGTGCAAAGTTCTTTAAACTTTTATGCgatttgtgggtaaagatgtgtgacctctatagagtgtaaaattgAAAGGAAtactgaaagagaaatgtgcccttgatccatatctagttgttttggtgattaaatgctcaacacaccACTTTTTACTAACACTCTTCATATGAGCATGAACACAGGTGTAGATAAAGCCAAATGAAGCTATCAAGTCCAAAAGAGCACAaacatgaatccaaaatatgcaaCTTTGTGGAAAATAGTATAAGTGTGAGGTTTGCACTTTTAAATATATTGCATAGGTCCTTTACAATGTTTTCTAGTACTTGTGTTTGGGCTCTAACACATTTTGTAGAGAAAATCACTTTTTGGGCTTGAGTTTGGGCATattgcaaattcttttgaaaagaggtgaaaaaggtatGGTTCtctcacttagtcaattgttttagtttCTAACTATGTTTGTATAAGTCGTAGGGAACCTCTCTAAAAAAGTCAAGATGAAGTGAAGGAGTTTGGCTCGAAAAAGCCAAACCTGGGCCAGTCtaggctgcaccggacagtcctatGAGAACGAGACACTCCGGTGCCTGACCTAGTCGAACTGGCCATTCTTGGGTTTTTGTTCAGGCTCgccgactataattcaccagatagTCCAGTGTGCCAGGCGCCCAACCGCTACTCGGTCGTGCAACGATCAGTTGACCGCCACGTCAGCGCACCAACAGTCGGGAGGGGTCACAGtatagtctggtgcgccacccacCCGAAAAGGAAGGCGTCAATCACCAGATCTGGTGACCGTTGCAGCCGAGGCTGTCTGGCGCACTCACGGATAGAAGGCAATCTTCAGTTTCCAAACGAAGGAGCAACGACTCCTTGGCCACTTGGGGCTATCAAAGAGGCCCCTAGGACCCCCTACCAGAACACCAAACATTCTAAGAGCACACTACAACTCCAAGACTCTGCGATCACACCTTCAAAGTGTTTGAGAGAGATTTGAGCGTGTTTCTGAGCTGTCACTCTATCGTTTTTATAGGAAatagtgacgcctaagaggggggggggtgtattaggacttctaaaaactttgCTCTAAACTAGGCTACAATtaatccctagaacaaaacctatcCAGAAAATGAAAACTAgattgtgcaaactaggttttaacTACTTGTTGCTATATCTACCGCAAAAGGAGTTTTGCAACCTAAGTTCTAatcctaaatattctaactagaaaggagagattgaaacttaagtacttaatgtaaatgcggaaggaaaagagcaaaggtagagatgcaaactcccgtGGACACCGccaatatttttaccgaggtaaagGGGGCAAAGATGAAGGACTTGTCCGATGCGGTGGCAGAGTTTGGTCGAGACCTTGGCACCTCGGACATTCCCCTGGATGAGCCCTTATGGAGCCGCATGCGGGCCTTGAGTGGCTACATGTGGAGCGAACTCCGTGAGGCTGTACATCTCGGGGTGAAGCGGGCGTTAGCCGTAGTCACCTCCCACTTCGAGATTAATCTCGAGCGGGTGTGCAAAGGCTGTGTCCTATCAGACGAGCGCGACCTTGTCAAGGCTGAAATGCAGAGGCTCACTAACACTGTCGAGTGGTCGGGCTCGGCGTTGGCGATCCACTTTGAAGACGAGGTGGTTTCGCCAGTGTCGTCCCCTCCTGTCGGTTCTTACTCCGCTGCGGTGC harbors:
- the LOC100278328 gene encoding uncharacterized protein LOC100278328, whose amino-acid sequence is MVLDSLSSPHRRSQNIFFVSSSKKPQSSRDDSWSALVERHRFLLTTLLVLAFLCSIYLYFAVTLGASDACSGLTGGAQKIECQARSVLQHGKLKFR